One stretch of Phaeodactylum tricornutum CCAP 1055/1 chromosome 9, whole genome shotgun sequence DNA includes these proteins:
- a CDS encoding predicted protein: protein ALVILNSPIRQPPSPLFDALWKNAAYRVCADGGANRLHKATRGKDYVPSLIRGDLDSLDDHVRDHYRQLGCVIERESDQNSNDLDKALTAVEREGYKSCCVYGAFGGRFDQEMGCFQALYKWDSRFDELWLYDDQTCAILLPADQNHEIYLVHSKEITDPTVPGEGPTCGLIPLSVPCDSVSTTGLQWNLENQHTAFGGLVSTSNRVVEDKVTVRNSHPLIFTAEV from the coding sequence GCACTCGTGATTTTGAATTCCCCGATCCGACAACCACCAAGTCCGCTATTCGACGCCCTGTGGAAGAATGCGGCGTACCGCGTTTGTGCCGATGGCGGGGCGAATCGACTACACAAGGCAACGCGAGGAAAGGACTACGTTCCTTCTTTGATACGAGGGGATTTGGATTCTTTGGACGATCACGTACGTGACCACTATCGGCAGCTTGGTTGTGTCATTGAGCGGGAATCCGATCAGAACAGCAACGATCTAGACAAGGCCCTGACCGCTGTGGAACGAGAAGGATACAAAAGCTGCTGCGTCTATGGGGCGTTTGGTGGAAGGTTCGACCAGGAAATGGGATGCTTCCAAGCTTTGTATAAATGGGACTCTCGCTTTGACGAACTTTGGTTGTACGATGACCAAACCTGTGCGATACTCCTACCAGCCGACCAAAACCACGAAATATACCTGGTACATTCCAAAGAAATCACGGATCCGACTGTTCCCGGTGAGGGTCCAACTTGCGGATTAATACCCTTGAGTGTACCCTGCGACTCTGTGTCTACCACTGGTTTGCAGTGGAATTTGGAAAACCAACATACGGCTTTCGGCGGCTTGGTTTCGACCTCCAACCGAGTGGTCGAAGACAAGGTTACCGTTCGCAACTCCCATCCTCTCATATTCACTGCCGAAGTC
- a CDS encoding predicted protein, with translation MRLVIVILGIVCLAHRAAPFTSLGASRGLQARRAFRLREKQSDNDTDPSTIDDDGLRVEKVEDPERRNLIINAVGAGLLLSSGVASAQLYVSQVYTPGGFQRLPSMQFVAALGDPNAREGMGADQWGIWRDDPGPRGVWLRNFDKLEQADYVAPVGWKFDTADWWLEEHGIIMEAPQFPVPAGRYLVTGGRMVTTGLTIGADGSWKLDEGKLYDVTHLPCRSARYRPNDGGGSPYTAKGSDFPVIPGAEMPKVPGCDKQDYAVLFLVGKAT, from the exons ATGCGATTGGTAATTGTGATACTCGGAATTGTCTGTTTGGCACATCGAGCTGCGCCGTTCACGTCGCTTGGGGCCTCTCGAGGACTCCAGGCCCGACGCGCCTTTCGTTTGCGTGAGAAACAATCCGACAACGACACCGATCCCTCGACCATAGACGACGACGGTTTGAGGGTGGAAAAGGTGGAAGACCCGGAGCGTCGTAATCTGATTATCAACGCGGTCGGTGCTGgtctgttgctgtcgtcggGCGTAGCGAGTGCCCAGCTCTACGTGTCGCAAGTGTACACGCCCGGAGGCTTCCAGCGTCTGCCGTCGATGCAATTCGTGGCCGCCTTGGGCGATCCCAACGCCCGCGAAGGAATGGGCGCTGACCAGTGGGGAATTTGGCGGGACGATCCCGGTCCGCGGGGGGTCTGGCTGAGGAATTTCGACAAATTGGAACAAGCAGACTACGTGGCGCCCGTCGGCTGGAAATTCGACACGGCAGATTGGTGGCTGGAAGAGCATG GCATCATTATGGAAGCCCCGCAGTTTCCTGTTCCTGCGGGGCGCTATCTCGTTACCGGCGGACGCATGGTCACCACTGGCCTGACCATTGGAGCGGACGGCTCGTGGAAGCTAGACGAAGGGAAGCTGTACGATGTGACGCACCTGCCGTGTCGGTCAGCCCGGTACCGACCCAACGATGGAGGCGGTTCTCCCTACACGGCAAAGGGCTCGGACTTTCCCGTTATCCCCGGAGCCGAAATGCCCAAGGTGCCCGGCTGCGATAAACAGGACTACGCAGTTCTATTTCTTGTTGGCAAAGCAACATAA
- a CDS encoding predicted protein, whose protein sequence is MTKLLVVAVALSILVLATEAFVGPSSIKTFTVDRSQKTVKSFPQGGFFTQHSIPLVGPMRAEADGKVEKTKLPFWLDPGTKGGAVFLSLALFLFPILVYSIMTTFFGFDEIETGKWIGIGFTVLATLGWVSTYLFRVATKDMTYAKQLKDYENAVIAKRLEELDEDEIQALQEEVERDAF, encoded by the exons ATGACAAAGTTGCTTGTCGTAGCTGTAGCACTATCTATTCTCGTCTTGGCGACGGAAGCTTTTGTCGGGCCTTCGTCAATCAAGACGTTCACTGTGGATCGATCGCAGAAGACTGTCAAGTCATTCCCGCAGGGGGGATTTTTTACACAGCACTCTATACCTCTGGTCGGGCCGATGCGAGCCGAAGCTGATGGAAAGGTAGAGAAAACCAAGCTTCCGTTCTGGCTGGACCCTGGTACTAAAGGAGGTGCCGTTTTTCTGAGTTTGGCGCTCTTTCTGTTTCCCATTCTTGTCTACTCCATCATGACCACGTTTTTCGGGTTTGATGAaatcgaaacgggaaaatGGATTGGTATTGGATTCACTGTATTGGCAACTTTGGGATGGGTCAGTACTTACCTGTTCCGTGTAGCAACGAAAGATATGACCTAT GCCAAGCAACTAAAGGACTACGAAAACGCTGTGATTGCCAAGCGGTTGGAAGagctcgacgaagacgaaataCAGGCACTGCAGGAGGAGGTAGAGCGAGATGCTTTCTGA
- a CDS encoding predicted protein, whose protein sequence is MVEQALNNLDHAYRLYGPESVICSFNGGKDAVVILHLVRAAHARFYDQQRNLDGNPIEPLRPRVVYFEHKDEFPEIRSFLREMVDVYELDMIAFEQGIKFSEGLKTLVTHNVPQNSNVSFPVAFVLGTRATDPNARGQGTFAPSSHYMPPFMRVNPVLEWTYGHVWHFLRLFHLPYCGLYDQGYTSLGTTKDTIPCPALTVPGGNTTNAIPRYWPAYMLRDWDQERAGRLSKPKANKTVDDTSSSASRTTQLSAMTTVGVLIIGDEILKGLTADTNTLAAAKAFREKNVLLKRVVIVSDDSDEIIQEIHRLQNEVDVIITSGGVGPTHDDVTIKSVAAALRFDMVLHEEMADLLREKMSNDADTELTEAQVKMATLPNASKLRYLSDDPSDWPVLQCRNIFIL, encoded by the exons ATGGTCGAACAGGCTCTGAACAATCTCGACCACGCCTACCGTCTGTACGGACCGGAATCTGTCATCTGCTCTTTCAACGGTGGTAAAGATGCTGTAGTAATTTTACACTTGGTGCGAGCCGCACACGCGCGATTCTACGATCAACAACGAAATCTAGATGGCAATCCAATCGAGCCACTCCGACCCCGCGTTGTTTACTTTGAGCACAAGGACGAGTTTCCGGAAATTCGGTCCTTTCTCCGTGAAATGGTCGACGTCTACGAGCTAGACATGATTGCCTTTGAGCAAGGGATAAAATTCTCGGAAGGATTGAAGACTCTCGTCACACATAACGTACCCCAGAACAGCAATGTTTCGTTTCCAGTCGCTTTTGTCTTGGGAACGCGAGCAACAGATCCCAATGCCCGGGGTCAAGGAACCTTTGCCCCGTCAAGCCACTATATGCCGCCCTTTATGCGAGTCAATCCAGTATTGGAATGGACGTACGGGCATGTTTGGCACTTTCTTCGTCTGTTTCATTTGCCATACTGCGGCCTGTACGACCAAGGGTACACCAGTTTGGGCACCACTAAAGACACGATTCCCTGTCCAGCGCTAACAGTTCCTGGAGGAAATACCACGAACGCGATCCCAAGGTATTGGCCAGCCTACATGTTACGTGATTGGGATCAGGAACGAGCTGGACGATTGTCGAAACCGAAGGCCAACAAGACGGTCGATGATACCTCTAGTAGCGCTTCACGCACAACGCAACTCTCTGCCATGACT ACGGTGGGCGTGTTGATAATCGGCGACGAAATCCTTAAAGGTTTGACGGCAGATACAAATACGCTAGCGGCAGCCAAAGCCTTTCGTGAAAAGAACGTATTATTGAAACGTGTCGTCATCGTTTCagacgattccgacgaaaTCATTCAGGAAATACACCGTTTGCAGAATGAAGTGGATGTGATAATTACGTCGGGAGGAGTAGGCCCGACGCACGACGATGTCACCATCAAAAGCGTCGCTGCAGCGCTTCGGTTTGATATGGTGTTGCACGAAGAAATGGCGGATCTTTTGCGCGAAAAAATGAGCAACGATGCCGACACCGAGCTGACGGAAGCCCAGGTGAAAATGGCTACACTGCCGAATGCGTCCAAACTTCGGTATCTGTCCGATGATCCCAGCGACTGGCCTGTTTTACAATGTCGAAATATCTTCATTCTT
- the CDC20_1 gene encoding predicted protein (CDC20 co-activator of the anaphase-promoting complex (APC).) has translation MDLDPSTNSSVAKKVLRKVPGAPTRVLDAPDIVDDYYLNLVSWGKDNVLAVALAQSVYLWHAGTGVIQHLVTVDAGSDYVTSVSWCPTPGQTRHVAVGTNAAVVHIYDGIALKKIRTLHGHTGRISSLGWNQHWLSSGARDSQIINHDVRVARNIVSRYMAHEQEVCGLKWNEDGSMLASGGNENFLCIWDAAMSGSRQRLSSTNEISPRLILKQHKAAVKALDWCPFYRGLLASGGGTADRCIKFWNSSSGAILNSIDTGSQVCSIVWSKHQRELCSSHGYSENQLILWKYPSMTKIKELKGHTARVLNMEMSPDGASVVSAAADETLRFWNVFGNPSTYRNGSSGASIFGEDISFGVPPIR, from the coding sequence ATGGATCTCGATCCGAGTACAAACTCGTCGGTTGCGAAGAAAGTGCTGCGGAAGGTACCGGGAGCTCCAACGCGCGTCTTGGACGCACCCGACATTGTGGACGACTACTATCTCAATTTGGTGAGTTGGGGAAAGGATAACGTTTTGGCCGTTGCGTTGGCACAGAGCGTCTATTTGTGGCATGCCGGCACGGGGGTTATTCAGCATCTTGTCACCGTGGATGCCGGCAGTGACTACGTTACCAGTGTCAGCTGGTGTCCCACACCAGGACAGACTCGACACGTTGCGGTCGGCACAAACGCAGCCGTCGTACACATTTACGACGGAATTGCTTTGAAGAAAATCAGAACACTTCATGGGCACACAGGCCGAATATCGTCGTTGGGATGGAACCAACACTGGTTGAGTTCAGGCGCACGAGACTCACAAATCATCAATCATGACGTACGCGTAGCACGCAACATTGTGAGTCGGTATATGGCACACGAGCAGGAAGTATGCGGTCTAAAATGGAATGAGGACGGGTCTATGCTAGCCAGTGGCGGGAACGAGAATTTTTTGTGTATATGGGATGCTGCCATGTCGGGATCCCGGCAGCGTCTTTCGAGTACGAACGAAATTTCTCCTCGCTTAATTCTTAAGCAGCACAAGGCAGCTGTCAAAGCACTGGACTGGTGTCCTTTTTATCGTGGGCTTTTGGCAAGTGGGGGAGGGACGGCGGATCGTTGCATTAAATTTTGGAACTCTTCGTCGGGCGCCATACTCAATAGCATCGACACGGGCAGCCAAGTTTGTTCCATTGTCTGGAGCAAACACCAGCGAGAACTGTGTTCGTCGCATGGCTATTCAGAGAATCAGCTCATTTTATGGAAATATCCATCCATGACTAAAATCAAGGAACTCAAAGGACATACCGCACGCGTATTGAATATGGAAATGAGCCCGGACGGAGCGTCGGTGGTGTCGGCTGCTGCCGACGAGACTCTGCGGTTCTGGAACGTGTTTGGCAATCCGTCAACGTACCGAAACGGTTCATCGGGAGCATCCATTTTTGGGGAGGATATATCATTTGGTGTGCCACCCATCCGATAA
- a CDS encoding predicted protein: MPRWHVIGRVMAVAVGFEATSSGAFSVAPRRRSSPRSFPLAVRPSSTTAASLPQTTPLPKHTFAGMVEHGIRERFGDHADRVIESWRLLDQDYEHQEFVGSGDPETSNCHQWAHSYVPGLSIQEFWDTAEFGWCQRLESKYKAIRKEFLAVTADMERLTREGNNVWAGALTEDASSYGEGWKTLVLMNRGRWDPVNVNLFPVTSQAIHDCHVPAAEVFFASMKPNSAIQRHSDFTNFVLTSHLALDIPYSGQNKCRLTIGDTTREWINGQVSMFDTSLMHDAVNEADQTRYILMMRVWHPDLTEAERNALQFTFDCLETPELVSEDPGQRFLAEREVQASRSFPQIKRDVSRVVGFGGKAKGGAKKNKAKASTGGGRGFS; this comes from the coding sequence ATGCCTCGCTGGCACGTTATTGGTAGAGTGATGGCGGTCGCCGTCGGCTTTGAGGCAACGTCAAGTGGTGCGTTTTCGGTCGCACCCCGGAGGCGTTCGTCCCCACGATCCTTCCCGTTGGCGGTAcggccgtcgtcgaccacCGCGGCATCCTTGCCGCAGACGACGCCGTTGCCGAAACACACGTTTGCCGGTATGGTGGAACACGGAATCCGCGAGCGCTTCGGAGACCATGCCGATCGCGTGATTGAGTCCTGGAGACTTCTAGACCAGGACTACGAACACCAAGAATTCGTCGGCTCCGGCGATCCAGAAACGAGCAATTGCCACCAGTGGGCGCATTCCTACGTCCCGGGCTTGTCCATCCAAGAGTTTTGGGATACTGCGGAGTTTGGCTGGTGCCAAAGGCTCGAATCCAAGTACAAGGCAATCCGCAAGGAGTTTCTCGCCGTCACGGCGGACATGGAACGGCTGACTAGGGAAGGCAACAACGTTTGGGCCGGTGCCTTGACGGAGGACGCATCAAGCTACGGGGAAGGTTGGAAAACGTTGGTGCTGATGAACCGGGGAAGATGGGATCCAGTCAACGTTAACCTCTTTCCCGTCACGTCGCAAGCAATTCATGATTGTCATGTTCCGGCCGCCGAAGTCTTTTTCGCCAGCATGAAGCCCAACTCGGCCATCCAAAGGCATTCCGATTTTACCAACTTTGTTTTGACCAGCCATTTGGCTTTGGACATACCGTACTCGGGCCAGAATAAATGTCGCTTAACGATTGGGGATACAACCCGCGAGTGGATCAACGGACAAGTATCCATGTTCGACACGTCGCTCATGCACGACGCGGTGAACGAGGCCGATCAAACGCGATACATTCTCATGATGCGCGTATGGCATCCCGACCTGACCGAGGCCGAACGGAACGCTCTACAGTTCACCTTTGATTGCTTGGAAACACCCGAGCTAGTGAGCGAGGATCCCGGCCAGCGATTCCTGGCGGAGCGGGAAGTGCAAGCCTCCCGATCCTTTCCCCAAATAAAGCGCGACGTTAGCCGCGTTGTAGGCTTTGGCGGCAAGGCGAAAGGAGGAGCAAAAAAGAATAAGGCAAAAGCTAGCACTGGAGGAGGTCGTGGATTCAGTTGA
- a CDS encoding predicted protein encodes FRVTAKYTPTGDQPEAIAQLTHQLQRGDRFSILRGITGTGKTLVMAHLIANHGRPTLVLCHNKTLAAQLARELRSFLGDNAVELFVSYYNHYVPESFVEATGKYIAKKSSVNAEIDVLRHRATRALLTRNDVVVVASVSCIYGLGLPKEYLDASWAFQLGDVVSWNDDVLTKLDTMLFEHVVDDDLFERGTYQSSKSDEGVTTYLNVWPTHEKCPMRIEFASVGDGAVKDGMVVRAIQEGTPSGMKPMSSARIFPAKHHVTSDDRLEQACFAIEEELQTRVQELLAEGKRIEADRLQQRVLNDVLMMRETGFCSGGENYSRHLAGREAGSPPDTLMDYMNLNTRDWLLLVDESHVTLPQLKAMYGGDQARKHRLVKHGYRLPSALDNRPLKEEEFWSNVQQTVFVSATPAKQELGKAEYPPVEMMIRPTYVCDPEIEVRSPEGQLDNLLAELRIRVDRKQRALVVTLTKRDAEDLSSYLIEHGISSTYIHSGLSTNERSDALRALQMGEIDCLVGINCLREGLDLPQVSLVAVLNADSEGFLRSETALLQIVGRAARNTEGKAIFYAKRTTEAMQRCIDDTDSRREKQTAYNAQNNCVMKSTNGSSTFSIFDLLK; translated from the coding sequence TTTCGGGTCACGGCCAAATACACGCCGACGGGAGACCAACCCGAAGCCATTGCTCAGCTGACACACCAGTTACAACGGGGCGATCGTTTCAGCATCCTACGTGGCATTACCGGTACGGGAAAGACGCTAGTCATGGCACATTTGATTGCCAATCACGGTCGTCCCACACTGGTTCTTTGTCACAACAAGACACTCGCCGCACAGTTGGCACGCGAACTACGTTCCTTCCTCGGTGACAACGCCGTCGAACTATTCGTCTCCTACTACAATCACTACGTCCCCGAATCCTTTGTGGAAGCCACCGGCAAGTACATTGCCAAGAAATCCTCCGTCAACGCCGAAATTGACGTCCTCCGACATCGAGCCACCCGGGCGCTACTCACACGCAACGACGTCGTCGTAGTGGCCAGCGTCAGCTGTATCTACGGCCTAGGCCTTCCCAAGGAGTACCTGGATGCCAGCTGGGCCTTTCAACTTGGCGATGTTGTGTCCTGGAACGATGATGTTTTGACGAAACTCGATACGATGCTCTTTGAGCACGTCGTGGATGACGATCTATTCGAACGGGGCACCTATCAGTCCTCGAAATCCGATGAGGGTGTCACCACCTATTTGAACGTGTGGCCCACGCACGAAAAGTGTCCCATGAGAATCGAGTTTGCCTCGGTCGGTGATGGCGCCGTCAAGGATGGCATGGTCGTTCGAGCCATTCAGGAAGGCACCCCCAGTGGAATGAAACCAATGTCATCGGCACGCATCTTTCCCGCCAAGCATCACGTGACGTCCGACGATCGTTTGGAACAAGCCTGTTTCGCAATCGAAGAAGAACTGCAAACACGAGTCCAGGAGCTACTGGCGGAAGGAAAACGTATCGAGGCGGACCGCCTACAGCAACGCGTACTCAACGACGTACTCATGATGCGCGAAACTGGCTTTTGCTCGGGAGGTGAAAACTACAGTCGACATCTCGCTGGCCGCGAAGCGGGTTCTCCGCCCGATACCTTAATGGACTACATGAATCTTAATACAAGAGACTGGCTACTACTGGTGGACGAGTCGCACGTTACTCTACCGCAACTCAAGGCCATGTACGGTGGAGATCAGGCCCGCAAACACCGTCTCGTGAAGCATGGATATCGATTGCCATCCGCGTTGGATAACCGACCGCTCAAGGAAGAGGAATTTTGGAGCAATGTACAACAAACGGTTTTTGTTTCGGCCACGCCGGCCAAGCAAGAACTAGGGAAGGCCGAGTATCCCCCGGTCGAAATGATGATCCGACCGACGTACGTGTGCGATCCCGAGATCGAGGTACGATCTCCTGAAGGCCAATTGGACAACTTGTTGGCTGAATTGCGCATACGAGTGGACCGGAAGCAGCGCGCGTTGGTCGTCACGCTGACCAAACGCGACGCCGAGGATTTGTCGAGCTATTTGATTGAACACGGAATTTCCAGCACCTACATCCATTCTGGGCTGAGCACCAACGAACGCTCCGACGCTTTGCGTGCTCTGCAAATGGGGGAAATCGATTGCCTTGTGGGCATCAACTGTTTGCGAGAAGGTTTGGATTTACCCCAAGTCTCGTTGGTTGCCGTTTTGAATGCCGACTCCGAAGGATTTTTGCGATCCGAGACTGCGCTGCTGCAAATCGTGGGCCGTGCGGCACGGAATACGGAGGGTAAAGCAATATTTTACGCCAAGCGAACCACGGAAGCCATGCAGCGATGCATCGACGACACCGACAGTCGTCGCGAAAAGCAAACAGCGTACAATGCACAAAATAATTGCGTCATGAAATCGACCAATGGTTCTTCTACTTTCTCAATATTTGATCTTTtgaag
- a CDS encoding chitin binding (chitin binding gene with signal peptide, two chitin binding domains, and a plant lectin/antimicrobial domain), whose translation MHFSPQVFLFIASFWGPAVDAHGYLKSPRSRNYVAAEDGVGYGGTSSDPQKEFCPQCLNIGGTLAACGLLSNTNYDFPPSAVGGVMPANIQGTFPKGGEIDFDVVLTAHHKGHFNFYACPVVPGIAPTEECFKSHPLEFVQDLLYGAPKDSNYPSRAYIPPLTYEPTLIATDGTVPGAFYRYRMKLPEDIQGDLVLLQWHYLTANSCKHDGYDDYAFPSEWPNPGYAGLPDCGIIPSDGIGGPEQFWNCAEVAISSNGGGVTAPPTTPAPVPAPSASSATLAPYVAPSPTASMVSPTQSPVGDANGGVAGTCGDGNIGNGICPDSALCCSRFGHCGSTAAYCNDGPVVTVAPVSTPTSAPVVATQTSSPTVDSPANWTLSTESRCGVSELDARGNCGSVCVGSNDCGVGEWCWSVHANYCDNARPGFVICPDLSRATTTPRCGVDELNARERCGPTCGVDQDCVDGEMCWGVHANTCDCTRDEGNGRNRNRNVRVLRHGNNV comes from the coding sequence ATGCACTTCTCTCCCCAAGTCTTCCTCTTCATTGCTTCCTTCTGGGGTCCTGCGGTGGACGCCCACGGCTACCTGAAGAGCCCGCGTAGTCGAAACTACGTCGCCGCCGAAGACGGTGTCGGCTATGGAGGAACAAGCTCCGATCCGCAGAAGGAATTTTGCCCGCAGTGTCTCAACATCGGTGGCACACTCGCCGCATGTGGATTGCTGAGCAACACCAATTACGATTTCCCTCCCAGCGCCGTGGGAGGGGTCATGCCCGCCAACATTCAAGGAACATTCCCAAAGGGTGGTGAGATCGATTTCGATGTGGTGTTGACGGCACATCACAAGGGGCATTTTAACTTTTATGCCTGTCCGGTTGTCCCCGGTATCGCACCAACAGAAGAATGTTTCAAATCGCATCCACTCGAGTTTGTCCAAGACTTGTTGTACGGTGCTCCCAAAGACTCGAATTATCCAAGTCGCGCATACATTCCACCTCTGACGTATGAACCCACTCTCATTGCTACCGACGGTACCGTACCCGGGGCATTCTACCGTTACCGTATGAAACTTCCCGAGGATATTCAAGGGGACTTGGTCTTGCTGCAATGGCACTACTTGACGGCCAATTCGTGCAAACATGACGGCTACGATGACTATGCTTTTCCGTCGGAGTGGCCCAACCCTGGGTACGCTGGTCTACCTGATTGCGGTATTATTCCTTCGGATGGAATCGGTGGGCCGGAGCAGTTCTGGAACTGCGCCGAAGTAGCCATTAGTAGCAATGGCGGGGGCGTCACCGCACCTCCAACCACGCCTGCGCCCGTACCGGCGCCTTCGGCTTCCAGCGCCACGTTAGCACCGTACGTGGCGCCGAGTCCGACCGCGTCGATGGTGAGTCCGACCCAATCTCCCGTTGGCGATGCGAACGGCGGTGTAGCAGGTACTTGCGGGGATGGCAATATCGGCAATGGAATATGTCCCGATAGTGCACTGTGCTGCTCGCGCTTTGGCCATTGTGGCAGTACGGCAGCATACTGCAACGACGGTCCAGTCGTGACGGTGGCTCCCGTGTCCACGCCTACGAGTGCTCCGGTAGTTGCTACGCAGACGTCGTCTCCTACTGTAGACTCACCGGCAAACTGGACTCTTTCCACAGAGAGTCGCTGTGGTGTTTCCGAACTCGACGCCCGTGGCAACTGCGGTAGCGTGTGCGTCGGCAGCAACGATTGCGGCGTCGGCGAATGGTGCTGGAGCGTCCACGCGAACTATTGCGATAATGCCCGTCCAGGGTTCGTGATTTGTCCGGACCTGTCGCgggcaacgacgacgcctCGTTGCGGCGTGGACGAGTTGAATGCGCGGGAGCGGTGTGGCCCTACTTGTGGAGTCGACCAGGATTGTGTCGACGGCGAAATGTGTTGGGGTGTCCACGCCAATACCTGCGACTGTACCCGCGACGAAGGCAACGGTAGGAATCGCAACCGCAACGTTCGTGTTCTTCGTCACGGAAACAACGTGTGA
- a CDS encoding predicted protein, translated as MMKQQQQQRPLATSAVPPPSLLSQVGMAGSAAVITVSFIHPIDVVKTRIQISAEYGNMGMFGTIKSVVGEEGVLGLWKGVNAAWLREASYTSLRLGLYEPIKVVFGAADPETATFMKKFLAGSAAGAIGSIAGNPFDVLKTKMMASKGKQVPSMVKTAKDLYANQGVGGFYRGIDSNIVRAMVLNGTKMGVYDQSKGYVVAATGLAKTSLTTQFLSAVTAGFFMTCTVSPFDMIRTRLMNQPSDAKIYNNALDCMIKIAKNEGPLTFWRGFMPIWSRFAPTTTLQLVIFEQLRGMMGMKAL; from the exons ATGAtgaagcagcagcaacaacaacgacccCTCGCGACTTCGGCCGTGCCTCCTCCGAGTCTATTGTCTCAAGTTGGCATGGCTGGTTCCGCAGCCGTCATTACAGTCTCTTTCATTCATCCCATTGACGTTGTCAAG ACGCGCATTCAAATTTCTGCCGAATACGGAAACATGGGTATGTTTGGTACGATCAAGAGTGTGGTCGGCGAAGAAGGTGTTCTCGGTTTGTGGAAGGGAGTCAACGCGGCCTGGCTGCGGGAAGCATCCTATACCTCGCTCCGCCTCGGTCTTTACGAACCCATCAAGGTGGTCTTTGGAGCCGCCGACCCGGAGACGGCTACCTTTATGAAAAAATTCTTGGCCGGTAGTGCCGCGGGTGCGATTGGTTCAATAGCGGGCAATCCCTTTGATGTCCTCAAAACAAAAATGATGGCATCCAAGGGCAAGCAAGTTCCTTCCATGGTCAAGACGGCCAAGGATCTCTACGCCAACCAGGGAGTTGGTGGATTTTACCGTGGTATCGACTCGAACATTGTGCGTGCCATGGTTCTGAACGGAACCAAGATGGGGGTTTACGATCAATCCAAAGGCTACGTCGTTGCCGCCACCGGTCTCGCCAAGACCTCGCTCACCACACAGTTCCTGTCCGCCGTCACGGCCGGCTTCTTCATGACCTGCACCGTCTCTCCTTTTGATATGATCCGAACCCGACTGATGAACCAGCCATCCGATGCCAAGATCTACAACAACGCCTTGGACTGTATGATCAAGATTGCCAAGAACGAAGGACCCTTGACCTTCTGGCGAGGATTCATGCCCATCTGGTCGCGATTCGCCCCCACCACAACCCTGCAGCTCGTCATTTTCGAACAGCTACGTGGCATGATGGGCATGAAGGCTCTCTAA
- the RPN12 gene encoding regulatory proteasome non-atpase subunit 12 (26S proteasome regulatory non ATPase subunit, homolog to plant RPN12a subunit), with translation MSLDSLLSELKTLVENGDVAQGKAVLSKLKIAILEGADGSPETLQKSCSALELGVLLAVADNDLDAFGRNMAQLQPYYMSGVASTRKAHIMGLNLMHLLVENRLSEFHSELELLSEKEAADPLISFPIGLERKLMVGIYDEVLAGKIPNPSYQLFMEHLLQTVRDSIADCIEVSYKTLKLKDAAEMMKFSNVAELQDYIQNFRDDWIVEAGDLLTFQPPSTIPAATDIPSMEYIKQSLTYATEMERIV, from the coding sequence ATGAGTCTGGATTCTCTGCTCTCCGAGCTGAAAACTCTCGTAGAAAACGGTGATGTTGCTCAAGGCAAAGCCGTGCTGAGCAAACTCAAAATTGCCATCTTGGAAGGTGCGGACGGATCTCCGGAGACTCTGCAAAAGTCTTGTTCCGCTTTGGAACTTGGAGTTTTATTAGCCGTGGCGGACAATGACCTGGACGCATTTGGACGAAACATGGCACAACTGCAACCTTACTACATGTCGGGTGTAGCGAGTACGCGAAAGGCACACATTATGGGGCTGAATCTGATGCATTTGTTGGTGGAGAATCGTCTTTCCGAGTTTCATTCGGAACTAGAACTGCtttccgaaaaagaagccgCAGATCCGCTCATCAGCTTTCCGATTGGTTTGGAACGCAAACTCATGGTCGGTATCTACGATGAAGTATTGGCGGGCAAGATTCCGAATCCGTCCTATCAGTTGTTCATGGAGCACTTGTTGCAAACGGTACGAGATTCCATTGCCGATTGCATCGAAGTTTCCTACAAAACTTTAAAACTCAAGGACGCAGCAGAAATGATGAAATTTTCGAACGTTGCGGAACTTCAAGACTACATCCAGAATTTCCGTGATGACTGGATTGTGGAAGCTGGGGATTTATTGACTTTTCAGCCTCCCAGCACAATACCGGCTGCTACCGATATTCCATCGATGGAGTACATCAAGCAGTCTCTCACTTATGCAACGGAAATGGAGCGAATCGTGTAA